In uncultured Bacteroides sp., the following proteins share a genomic window:
- a CDS encoding putative transporter — MEWLDTLFMNHSALQAVVVISLISALGLAMGKIHIMGISLGVTFVFFAGILAGHLGLSIDPQMLNYAESFGLVIFVYSLGLQVGPGFFSSFRKGGMQLNMLSILLIALGTILAVACHLTAGVSLPDMVGILCGATTNTPALGAAQQTLQQMGLPSRSPALSCAVTYPLGVLGVIIAVLLIRKIFVRKEDLNEKEKDNANKTYIAEFQVFNPGIYGKSIKDIAHISSTKFVISRLWRDSKVSIPTSEKILQKGDHLLVITSEKDVEAMTVLFGEQESKDWNKEDIDWNAIDSQLISQRIIVTRPEINGKKLGSLRLRNHYGINISRVYRAGVQLLATSELVLQMGDRLTVVGEAAAIQNVEKVLGNAVKSLKEPNLVAVFIGIILGLALGAIPFTIPGISAPVKLGLAGGPIIVGILIGTFGPRLHMVTYTTLSANLMLRGLGLSMYLACLGLDAGAHFFETVVRPEGALWIGLGFAITFIPVVITGLIALKVMKVDFGSVSGMLCGSMANPMALNYVNDTIHGDNPSVSYATVYPLSMFLRVIIAQIILMFFL; from the coding sequence ATGGAATGGCTTGACACATTATTTATGAATCACTCTGCGCTACAAGCCGTAGTTGTTATATCACTTATCTCCGCCCTCGGACTAGCGATGGGAAAAATCCATATCATGGGAATATCCCTGGGAGTAACCTTCGTCTTCTTTGCCGGAATTCTGGCCGGACATCTTGGACTCTCCATTGATCCTCAAATGCTTAATTACGCAGAAAGTTTCGGATTAGTAATATTTGTCTATTCATTAGGCTTACAGGTAGGTCCCGGTTTCTTCAGTTCTTTCAGAAAAGGGGGCATGCAACTCAACATGTTATCTATTCTTTTAATTGCACTCGGCACTATTTTAGCAGTGGCATGCCATTTAACCGCAGGTGTTTCGTTGCCCGATATGGTGGGAATTCTTTGCGGAGCAACAACAAACACCCCTGCCCTTGGTGCCGCTCAGCAAACATTGCAGCAAATGGGGCTTCCATCAAGGAGTCCGGCACTAAGTTGTGCGGTAACTTACCCGTTAGGAGTATTGGGAGTAATCATTGCAGTATTGCTTATTCGTAAGATCTTTGTCAGAAAGGAAGATCTGAATGAAAAGGAAAAAGACAATGCCAACAAAACATACATTGCTGAATTTCAGGTATTCAACCCCGGAATTTACGGTAAAAGCATTAAGGATATTGCACATATTAGCAGTACTAAGTTTGTTATCTCCCGCCTTTGGAGAGACAGTAAGGTTAGCATTCCAACCTCAGAGAAAATTCTGCAAAAAGGAGACCATTTGCTGGTTATCACTTCAGAAAAAGATGTGGAAGCAATGACCGTATTGTTTGGCGAACAGGAAAGTAAAGACTGGAACAAAGAAGATATTGACTGGAATGCAATAGACAGCCAGCTTATTTCTCAGCGCATCATAGTAACGCGTCCTGAGATCAACGGTAAAAAGCTAGGCTCACTTCGTTTGAGAAATCATTACGGAATAAATATCAGTCGCGTTTACCGTGCAGGTGTACAACTTCTTGCCACCTCAGAACTGGTATTGCAAATGGGCGACAGACTAACAGTTGTTGGAGAAGCTGCCGCAATACAGAATGTGGAAAAAGTTCTGGGCAATGCGGTTAAAAGCTTAAAAGAACCAAATCTGGTGGCTGTTTTTATAGGTATTATACTTGGTCTGGCATTGGGAGCTATACCTTTTACCATTCCCGGAATCAGCGCTCCGGTTAAATTAGGTTTGGCGGGTGGCCCCATCATCGTAGGTATTCTGATTGGTACTTTTGGTCCACGACTTCATATGGTTACATACACCACCCTTAGTGCAAACCTCATGCTTCGCGGGCTTGGTCTTTCCATGTATCTGGCCTGTCTGGGACTGGATGCCGGTGCTCATTTCTTTGAAACAGTAGTTCGCCCCGAAGGAGCTCTTTGGATAGGGTTAGGTTTTGCTATTACCTTTATCCCGGTAGTAATCACCGGACTAATTGCATTAAAAGTAATGAAGGTAGACTTTGGTTCTGTATCGGGTATGCTATGTGGAAGTATGGCAAACCCAATGGCATTGAATTACGTAAACGATACCATACATGGCGATAATCCTTCAGTATCTTATGCTACGGTTTACCCGCTAAGTATGTTTCTTAGAGTAATTATTGCTCAGATAATCCTGATGTTCTTCCTGTAA
- a CDS encoding dihydroorotate dehydrogenase-like protein → MVDLRTEFAGLKLKNPIIISSSGLTSSADKNEKLEMAGAGAIVLKSLFEEQIMLKAQQTNEAAYYPEGGNFLTEHLNAQDLAEYLKLIQESKKRCSIPIIASINCCTNKEWVEFARKIEFAGADAIELNILSIQASPYYECGEFEKRHIDILNSVKSKIHIPIIIKLGIHLTNPVSLVSKLRASGAEGIVMFNRLYQTDIDIKKLEFISGEVLSSASDLTPSLRWIGISSATVGNIDYAASGGVHSAEGAIKSILVGASAAEICSVIYKNGNQCIHPMLQYIECWMRGKGYENISQFKGLLKAKDVNCTNMYERTQFLRYFSERE, encoded by the coding sequence ATGGTGGATTTAAGAACGGAATTTGCGGGATTAAAACTTAAAAATCCTATTATTATCAGCAGTTCGGGACTCACTAGTAGTGCCGACAAAAATGAAAAGCTTGAAATGGCCGGTGCGGGTGCCATTGTTCTGAAATCACTCTTCGAGGAACAAATTATGCTGAAAGCTCAGCAAACAAATGAAGCAGCCTATTATCCCGAAGGGGGTAATTTTCTGACCGAGCATCTGAATGCACAAGACTTAGCTGAATATCTAAAACTAATTCAGGAGAGCAAGAAGCGTTGCTCAATTCCTATTATTGCCAGCATAAATTGCTGTACAAACAAAGAGTGGGTTGAGTTTGCCCGTAAGATTGAATTTGCTGGAGCAGATGCAATCGAGCTAAACATATTAAGTATCCAGGCATCTCCTTATTATGAATGCGGAGAATTTGAGAAACGGCATATTGACATATTAAATAGTGTCAAGAGCAAGATACATATCCCAATTATCATAAAGCTTGGCATACATCTCACTAATCCTGTTTCATTAGTTAGCAAGTTAAGAGCGAGCGGAGCCGAGGGAATTGTTATGTTCAATCGTCTATATCAAACAGATATTGATATAAAAAAGCTGGAATTCATTTCCGGAGAAGTATTAAGTTCTGCATCTGATTTAACTCCTTCATTGCGTTGGATTGGAATTTCATCGGCAACAGTGGGTAATATAGATTATGCAGCTTCGGGTGGAGTGCACAGTGCAGAGGGTGCTATTAAATCTATTCTTGTGGGGGCATCTGCTGCAGAAATTTGCAGCGTTATTTATAAAAATGGGAATCAATGCATTCACCCAATGCTGCAATACATAGAATGTTGGATGAGAGGGAAAGGTTACGAAAATATTTCCCAGTTCAAAGGTTTACTAAAAGCAAAAGACGTGAACTGCACGAATATGTATGAAAGAACTCAATTTCTGCGTTATTTCAGTGAAAGAGAATAA
- a CDS encoding AMP-binding protein has protein sequence MEQSFIAYIENSIKKNWDLDALTDYKGATLQYKDVARKIEKLHIILEESGIKKGDKIAICGRNSSFWGVTFLSVLTYGAVAVPILHEFKADNVHNIVNHSEARLLFVGDVVWENLNESAMPLLEGIVLMTDFSVPVSRSEKLTHAREHLNEMFGQKFPKNFRQEHVSYHKDKPEELAAINYTSGTTSYSKGVMLPYRSFWSNMLFAHEVLTLNPGDKVVSMLPMAHMYGMAFEFLYEFSVGCQIFFLTRMPSPKIIFQAFSEVKPNLVVAVPLIIEKIIKKNILPKLETPAMKILMKVPIINDKIKASVREQMIKAFGGNFYEIIVGGAAFNKEIEQFLKMIEFPYTVGYGMTECGPIICYEDWQKFKMGSCGKAAPRMEVKVLSADPENTVGEIVCKGANVMLGYYKNEEATAQVIDKDGWLHTGDLGVIDADGNLTIKGRSKNMLLGASGQNIYPEEIEDILNNLPYVSESIVVQQGDKLVGLVYPDFDDAFAHGLTNKDIERVMEENRVELNSQLPAYSQIAKIKIYPEEFEKTPKKSIKRFLYQEAKG, from the coding sequence ATGGAACAAAGTTTTATAGCGTACATTGAAAATAGTATTAAAAAGAATTGGGACTTAGACGCCCTGACTGACTATAAAGGAGCCACTCTTCAATATAAAGATGTAGCCAGAAAAATTGAGAAGTTACATATCATTTTAGAAGAGAGCGGAATAAAGAAAGGTGATAAAATTGCCATTTGTGGTAGAAATAGTTCTTTTTGGGGCGTTACTTTTCTTTCCGTACTAACTTACGGAGCTGTTGCAGTTCCTATACTTCACGAATTTAAAGCAGACAATGTGCACAACATTGTGAACCATTCTGAAGCCAGACTTCTTTTTGTGGGTGATGTGGTTTGGGAAAATTTAAATGAATCGGCAATGCCATTGCTTGAAGGTATTGTACTGATGACAGACTTCTCTGTACCTGTTTCACGTTCTGAGAAACTAACGCATGCCCGCGAGCATCTGAATGAGATGTTTGGACAAAAATTCCCGAAAAATTTCCGCCAGGAACATGTTTCCTACCATAAAGATAAACCCGAAGAGCTAGCTGCAATCAACTACACATCGGGAACTACCAGCTATTCAAAGGGAGTTATGCTGCCTTACCGCAGTTTCTGGTCGAATATGCTTTTTGCACATGAAGTACTGACACTGAACCCTGGAGACAAAGTTGTTTCCATGCTTCCAATGGCTCACATGTACGGAATGGCTTTTGAATTCCTTTATGAGTTCTCTGTTGGTTGCCAGATATTTTTCCTGACCAGAATGCCAAGTCCGAAGATTATCTTCCAGGCCTTTTCTGAAGTAAAACCAAATCTTGTAGTAGCAGTTCCTCTTATTATAGAAAAGATTATCAAAAAGAATATCTTGCCTAAGCTGGAAACTCCTGCAATGAAGATTCTGATGAAAGTGCCTATCATCAATGATAAGATTAAAGCTTCCGTTCGCGAGCAAATGATTAAAGCCTTTGGCGGTAACTTCTATGAAATTATTGTTGGAGGTGCTGCTTTCAATAAAGAGATTGAGCAGTTCCTTAAAATGATTGAGTTCCCTTATACCGTGGGTTATGGAATGACGGAATGCGGACCAATTATTTGCTACGAGGATTGGCAAAAGTTCAAAATGGGATCTTGCGGTAAAGCTGCTCCAAGAATGGAAGTGAAGGTTCTTTCTGCAGATCCTGAAAATACAGTTGGAGAAATTGTGTGCAAAGGTGCCAACGTTATGCTGGGCTATTACAAAAACGAAGAGGCAACCGCACAGGTTATCGATAAAGATGGATGGCTACACACCGGCGACCTGGGAGTTATAGACGCAGATGGAAATCTTACCATCAAAGGACGTAGCAAGAACATGCTTCTTGGCGCATCGGGACAAAATATCTATCCGGAAGAAATAGAAGATATTCTGAACAATCTTCCTTACGTATCTGAATCTATTGTTGTTCAGCAAGGTGATAAGCTGGTAGGATTGGTTTATCCCGATTTTGATGATGCGTTTGCTCACGGTCTCACCAACAAAGATATAGAAAGAGTGATGGAAGAAAACCGTGTGGAACTGAACTCACAGCTTCCAGCCTACAGCCAGATTGCCAAGATCAAGATTTATCCTGAAGAGTTTGAAAAAACTCCAAAGAAGAGTATCAAGAGATTCCTATATCAGGAAGCCAAAGGATAA
- a CDS encoding YggS family pyridoxal phosphate-dependent enzyme, with protein sequence MSIKSNLLDILSQLPEGVKLIAVSKFHPNEAIIEAYEAGQRIFGENKVQEMTEKYETLPKDIQWHFIGHLQTNKIKYIVPYVSMIHGIDSYKLLCEVNKQAEKVGRVIPCLLQIHIAQEETKFGFSFDECREMLAREEWKKLTNISIQGLMGMATYTDSSKQIETEFCSLSSFFTEIKQEYFAQKQDFKELSMGMSHDYALAIAKGSTLVRVGSKIFGERVY encoded by the coding sequence ATGAGTATTAAAAGCAATTTACTGGATATCCTATCTCAGCTCCCCGAAGGAGTTAAACTGATAGCCGTTTCTAAATTCCACCCAAACGAAGCTATTATTGAAGCTTACGAGGCTGGACAAAGGATATTCGGAGAAAATAAAGTGCAGGAAATGACAGAGAAATATGAAACTCTGCCAAAAGATATTCAATGGCATTTTATTGGCCATTTACAAACTAATAAAATAAAATACATTGTCCCCTATGTATCTATGATTCATGGGATAGACAGTTATAAATTACTTTGTGAAGTCAACAAGCAAGCAGAAAAGGTGGGGCGAGTAATCCCCTGCCTGCTTCAGATTCATATTGCACAGGAAGAAACGAAATTTGGTTTCAGTTTTGATGAATGCAGAGAAATGTTAGCTCGTGAAGAGTGGAAAAAACTAACCAATATTTCTATTCAAGGATTAATGGGCATGGCAACATATACAGATTCATCAAAACAAATTGAGACTGAGTTTTGTTCTTTAAGTAGCTTCTTTACCGAAATAAAGCAAGAATACTTTGCCCAAAAGCAGGATTTTAAAGAATTATCCATGGGAATGTCTCATGATTATGCTCTGGCAATTGCCAAAGGTAGTACTCTTGTCCGTGTGGGAAGTAAAATTTTCGGAGAAAGGGTTTACTAA